Proteins co-encoded in one Nyctibius grandis isolate bNycGra1 chromosome 14, bNycGra1.pri, whole genome shotgun sequence genomic window:
- the GTF2H3 gene encoding general transcription factor IIH subunit 3 isoform X2, whose product MSADDELSLLVIVIDTNPIWWGKKALEEAEFTLSKCIDAVMVLGNSHLIMNRTNRLAVIASHTQESRFLYPGKRWAFADLFGDGSSSMESNCSGSKDGKYELLTAVNDAIAEEIKDLMTKTDMRGQQTETLLAGSLAKALCFINKMSKEVKANQEMKSRILVIKAAEDSALQYMNFMNVIFAAQKQSILIDACVLDSDSGLLQQACDITGGIYLKVPHMPSLLQYLLWVFLPDQEQRSQLVLPPPVHVDYRAACFCHRNLIEIGYVCSVCLSIFCNFSPICSTCETAFKISLPPVMKAKKKKLKLAG is encoded by the exons ATGAGCGCGG ATGATGAGCTGAGCCTGTTGGTCATCGTCATTGACACCAACCCGATCTGGTGGGGAAAGAAGGCGCTAGAAGAAGCTGAG TTCACCCTATCAAAATGTATCGATGCAGTGATGGTACTGGGAAATTCGCACTTAATTATGAATCGCACCAACAGGCTCGCTGTTATAGCAAGTCACACGCAAGAAAG ccGTTTCTTATACCCTGGGAAGCGTTGGGCTTTTGCAGATCTCTTTGGAGATGGCAGTAGTTCCATGGAATCTAATTGCTCTGGCAGCAAGGATGGAAAATATGAATTGTTAACAGCAGTAAATGACGCAATTGCAGAAGAGATTAAAGACCTCATGAcaaaaa CTGACATGAGGGGCCAGCAAACAGAAACTCTGTTAGCAGGATCACTTGCTAAAGCGCTTTGTT TTATCAACAAGATGAGCAAAGAGGTAAAAG CTAATCAAGAAATGAAATCAAGGATTTTG GTCATAAAAGCTGCAGAAGACAGTGCACTGCAATATATGAATTTTATGAATGTGATctttgcagcacagaaacag AGTATTTTGATTGATGCCTGTGTCTTGGACTCTGATTCAGGTCTTCTGCAACAG gctTGTGACATTACAGGTGGCATATATTTGAAAGTGCCCCACATGCCGTCCCTTCTGCAGTATTTGTTG TGGGTATTTCTCCCTGATCAAGAGCAAAGATCACAGCTTGTCCTTCCACCTCCTGTTCATGTTGACTACAGAGCTGCATGCTTCTGTCATCGAAATCTTATTGAAATTGGTTATGTGTGCTCTGTGTGCTTGTCAA tattctgCAACTTCAGTCCTATTTGTAGTACATGCGA GACTGCTTTCAAAATATCATTGCCACCTGTCATGAAAGctaagaagaagaaattaaagttaGCTGGGTAA
- the GTF2H3 gene encoding general transcription factor IIH subunit 3 isoform X1, translating into MSADDELSLLVIVIDTNPIWWGKKALEEAEQFTLSKCIDAVMVLGNSHLIMNRTNRLAVIASHTQESRFLYPGKRWAFADLFGDGSSSMESNCSGSKDGKYELLTAVNDAIAEEIKDLMTKTDMRGQQTETLLAGSLAKALCFINKMSKEVKANQEMKSRILVIKAAEDSALQYMNFMNVIFAAQKQSILIDACVLDSDSGLLQQACDITGGIYLKVPHMPSLLQYLLWVFLPDQEQRSQLVLPPPVHVDYRAACFCHRNLIEIGYVCSVCLSIFCNFSPICSTCETAFKISLPPVMKAKKKKLKLAG; encoded by the exons ATGAGCGCGG ATGATGAGCTGAGCCTGTTGGTCATCGTCATTGACACCAACCCGATCTGGTGGGGAAAGAAGGCGCTAGAAGAAGCTGAG caGTTCACCCTATCAAAATGTATCGATGCAGTGATGGTACTGGGAAATTCGCACTTAATTATGAATCGCACCAACAGGCTCGCTGTTATAGCAAGTCACACGCAAGAAAG ccGTTTCTTATACCCTGGGAAGCGTTGGGCTTTTGCAGATCTCTTTGGAGATGGCAGTAGTTCCATGGAATCTAATTGCTCTGGCAGCAAGGATGGAAAATATGAATTGTTAACAGCAGTAAATGACGCAATTGCAGAAGAGATTAAAGACCTCATGAcaaaaa CTGACATGAGGGGCCAGCAAACAGAAACTCTGTTAGCAGGATCACTTGCTAAAGCGCTTTGTT TTATCAACAAGATGAGCAAAGAGGTAAAAG CTAATCAAGAAATGAAATCAAGGATTTTG GTCATAAAAGCTGCAGAAGACAGTGCACTGCAATATATGAATTTTATGAATGTGATctttgcagcacagaaacag AGTATTTTGATTGATGCCTGTGTCTTGGACTCTGATTCAGGTCTTCTGCAACAG gctTGTGACATTACAGGTGGCATATATTTGAAAGTGCCCCACATGCCGTCCCTTCTGCAGTATTTGTTG TGGGTATTTCTCCCTGATCAAGAGCAAAGATCACAGCTTGTCCTTCCACCTCCTGTTCATGTTGACTACAGAGCTGCATGCTTCTGTCATCGAAATCTTATTGAAATTGGTTATGTGTGCTCTGTGTGCTTGTCAA tattctgCAACTTCAGTCCTATTTGTAGTACATGCGA GACTGCTTTCAAAATATCATTGCCACCTGTCATGAAAGctaagaagaagaaattaaagttaGCTGGGTAA